The Ostrea edulis chromosome 1, xbOstEdul1.1, whole genome shotgun sequence genomic sequence CACTGcctttcaaattctattcagTGTTTATCATACAAAACTGCTCTAAATATAATCAGTTCTAATAACTTTAGCctactgaaatatatttctatatcagAATTATCAAAGCAGCATATAGAACAGAAACAATATGCCCATACGCATAAAATTAGAATAATGGTATGCATAAATCATGCACTGTCAGTTTAGAAAGAATGGCTTTAAAAGGTTCAGAATAATTTCTATCAGttcagaaaaagaaataaacatcaaataaTTACCATCATCTGTCTCGAGTTGCGGTGAgtttttctatatttgtgaGCTGTGCATGAGCTCTTTGTATACTTCTGTGTTTTCTAAtgtaaaacacatataaaatagTTAAAGAGGTTCAGTCAATACGTCCCGAATATCCCCATAGACATCAAAATAAGAAAATGGCCTTCAATGCTTGTTAATAAAGGTATTCTATCGGGTAACATATTTTAGTGTTTTTGAGCTGCACTTGATCGCTGAAAAATAACAAGACTTAACTTtgtaatcaaaatttaaaaaaaaatagatgaaTTCAAGGTTGTGCTATCAGGTTATGTTCGAAGTACGATAAAACTATTTAATGTTTCGTCAGTTGTTTAACATTTTACTAGTCGAGCTGTTAGTAGTTGATTTACCATCCTGATCACTATCTATATCTACTGAGTTGTTCAAGttcatatcaattgttttaCTTTGATGATCAAGCTCTTATTtacccatatttatgtacatcATTGATACATCATCAAAACGATTACTCTGATTATCACTTTCACTAAGCATACTATTTACTAAAGCTTGATCCTGTTCTGAATTTTGTTCTCCTCCAGAACTACTATCAGTATGGTAAATCTATTTGTTTTACATCATTTGGGTCAGCATTGGCGGTTTGCTTAGATGATTTGGTATTTATTGACTCTTTACCTGTTCTGCCATATTGGTCCTTTTCTTCGTTTTCGGTCACGTTTTGTTTCTCCTTAGGACTACTAATATAATCCTCAGACAAAAAACGAAACTCGTCATTAACACTCTCATCCGACAACAAATCATCTGTAACATTGTCACTTTCATCGGATCCGTCGTCTTCTCTTCCCCCTTCATCAACTTTTAAGTAAACAGATATCTTTCAAATCAAGAATCAAAGTTTAAAATAAGGTAATGTTAGCAGGATCCTTAATTCAGCTTCTTGGGAGTCTAAAGTGAACTTATCTAAGACTAACACCAAACTATATCATTACACTTTCCTGCAAAATATTTGACTCTGATTGGAtaaaaaacttttgaaatatcaaaatggCATCCATGTCCTCTAGAGTGACATGTTGCAACGACATACATAACTGTATTACATAATTACATAACAGATGTCCCTTAGGCTTTCTTGCAAAATGTGTGGAGTTCTTCAATGCATAGAGTAAAAATTTCCTTAAAATTAGACAAACATTGGGCAGAATATACGATATGCAAATTTAATGCACACGAGGTAAACATGATCATCATGATCATCAGTAATGTTTACTAATTGAAAACGAAAGCTTTCGAGACTTAAACTATTGATATGATTTGTAAACTATACTTTTTAACTGAGATCCTTTCACATCTCCTTGTAGATATTCCTCGTTCCCTTCAAAAAGTCCACTCACATAACTATAGCAGTTATCAAATTCACTGCAAACTAGAACTTCCCGGAAGTAAGATTATGTATGATACAAATAATTGCTAGATTTATcaaatgtaattgtatattttaaaattttatacgaAATGCCAATTGAGATTCGATAAATGAATCAAACGAGAAATAAACAGTGTGAATATATTAACCCCAAAGTTAGTAAATGTTGATTGTATACCTTGTATAGTGCAGACACCCTACCTTGTCTCTGACGTCTTATCTTGCAGATTAGAAAACCAACCAAAAGTATAACCGCTACAATTATACATAGGGCAACCCAAATGTAAACGccactgaaaaaaattaaaacaaagcgaatgatttttgataaaaatttaactcgtgaatatttatgaaaatgtgaagataacgaacagtgatgaatttcTTAACTCCGAGAAGGAATACAAAAGTACGTGTttgtaaacacggacccctgggtataccagaagtgggatcaggtgcctaggagaaggaAGCATCCCCTgcagaccggtcacacccggctagagccctatatcatgatcacgTAAACGCAATAATTCGCAATCACAATCAGTGTACATTGGGAGACATAATCACCATGTACAAAGGACAATGGGATATTGTGATATAATTCTGAGATATTGACGATGAATGAGTTGCTTTCATCCCTTCTGTTATGAAGTTGAAATGCTAGTTTCATACAACATGGTATCTTCTGCATCTGATAATTTTTAAACCGGGACAGGTTTCTAacaaataagttaatgttacagtAGTTTCTACAGTTTTGCACGAAGTCAGCAGTTTGCGGTTTCTATGGTGGttgaattaattcaatatgtatTGCAACCTGTCATTAAGTCGAATGTTGTCGACCATGTTTCAATTGTTAAGTTGACTTTTACATACTGATTGTGACTgtggattactctgtttacctgatcaagacggCTCACAGCAggaatgcttactcatcctaggcacccgatTCTACCACTGGTGTGCCCTAtacttaattttgtatcatttataggagttatgagattgattactgtgcgttatctttacttttacaAATTAGCTGATGTGACAGGGGTATATTTCAAACGTTTTTGATCATTATACACTGTAATGTATTTGCTGCAAATACAACATGTCAATAGTTTGTATGCATTCTGACGTGTTTACATGCCAATTGTTTGTCAGATTTACATACTAATTTCACTgtgaattactccgtttacctgattaagatagaGGAATCACAGCGGGTGTTACCGGTTAACAGGAATGTTAATTCCTTCTAGTTACCCATTCCAATCTCTAATGTTGAAGATGTCTGTGTTTGccatgttttcaattttgtttctCTATAAGGTTTACAATATTGATCACTgctatttctatatataaatgaaatttatcaatatGATTGTATTAGAGTTTATTTGTAGACTTCCGTAGCCGGCATATATGTGCTCATTATGTAAATCTTTTCAAAATCATAGTATCACTGAGGATACTATTTAAAAAGTTATTTGTCAAAAACAACAGTTTTCTAAATCCTAAGTAAATTGCAAAAGAAAATACATTGTCATAACGAAGATTtctttcatatgtacatgtgcaGTTAAATGAGCAGTTGCTCAACTCGTAAAGTTATTCCAAGGTAATCATACTGAATAGCTAAATATACCAGAAGCTGAAGCAGCTCAAATTTCATACTGTtgaccaacttttattcgcttGCAAATATTTCTCGCCTTGGTCGCGAAAATTGATCGCCACAAATCACTTCATCTCTCGTAGATAGTGAAATAAATTCGTCACAAATAGATGATGGTTTACAGTATTGAATTATTGCAAATAAGACACAACTTAAAGAAtgacatgcatgtattttctatattcaaatacatgtaaatttacaatCATCGTTTTGTCTCTAAGAAAATATTTGCTGTTTTATTGTTCCACTTCTGGATGAAGATAACTGTATTGCACAATATGACATAAGTGTATCTACTTATATCCCCAAGTACCTGACATAGAAAGAAAATTATTCATCATTATTGACATACAGGTACCCGGGAATGACCATGATTAACAATTGATCTTACGCTTTCAAAACTAACCTTTTATCTTTTTGTGAATCCATTGAATTCTTTGGactgaaaaatatgaatatagtGATATCAGTGCTCACATTTCTTCCTATATTTCTCCATCATCACTCTTTTCTGTaatatttcacatcaattaatttcaatattttcaaagaagtATAgtgcacttggtatgcaatttcgcctacatgaatattttttcttgaattatatttacaaatattctgctgtATAAAAACTCATATAACAACATATGATATTGAGGCAAAGCTAAACCCTCGAATTGTCAACTAAAGGCACATAAATGACATTGAGCTAAGTAAACCCATATGTAAATAGGTTCTTGTGTGATATGAATGCACTTATGAAAATATCCATATAGGAACATGGTTTATTAATTAAAGAACGACTCAAAGAACAACTCATagaaatgtcagtaatgctaaactgcagCAGTTATTTTTCTTGGTTACCGAAACATTACAAATGTTGGCTTTATATTCAAACACAACACAgtagtctattattggaaaccggtgaTTTGTTTTTAGATTTCCGAGTCGGCTGTTTTGTCAGCAAAAGCGCTATACCTCTTTCATCTACTACAGATATCTTCTTTTATTAGTTCTGATGAAAGACATCATATTAAACATCAAATAGTGAAATTGTTACGCAACAAATCTGACTTGACTAGGGTTGACTTTATCTACATATACATTGAACAAACGttattttttccagattacctaTTTAATCTATCACTGAATTACTGCGAGAGTACCAACATAACTGTTGTTAATGACAGTAGCGTGTGCGGAAAAAGTGGTATACACGTGCGGTCTTAAATAGTCATGAATAATACAAAGCTTACGTAACTGAGGAAGAGACCTCGCAGAAGATATCTGAATGAAGCAAAACAAATAATGCATACAAATATCAATCAAATTGTAATTCAAAACAGTAACACGAGTGTCTGTAGTTTATGTGCATCAGTGATATTAATAACGAAAGCGTAAAGTTATAACAGATAatacattttattcaatggAGAAAGCATAGACAAAGGACTTTAAACGCTAACCCTTGATTGATGCCTATGTTTTGCATTCGCATATTTAAAAGTGGTTTGATAATTTTCAACTATAATGTTTTCTATTGCAAAAATGGATTCATCATCAAATGATTAACAAGTCTGGTATAAGTGTAAATTTATAATACACTCTAAAGTACAACATACAACATATTTGGTTAACGGGGTAATACAGGTCCACCACTGACatcagttgatgttacaggagtttcaacagtcttgtttaaagtcagcattttgcaaaatgtatggtcgctataacgatctaatttactaGAAAAACGTGTCATTGGGTAAATTGCTGTCTtacatatttcataccaattgagcCCGTTCtctatacactgattttgactacggattatttcGTTTACCCGATTGAGATAAAAGACTCACGACAGATGTGACTGGTAGACATGGGCTGCATACTCCTCTCAGACACcaaatcccacctctggtatgtccagtgaTCCATGCTTACCgtagtcttaattttgtattctttatagaggttatgagattgattacttttcgttatctttaccttttaaTTATGCTCTAAAATGTCGCAGAATTAGgaataaaaaaatttattaaacaacGTCGtgagaattttatttatattacacaaatgaataacattttttgttaattgaatttatttgaTGATCTGTAAAATGCATTGTGGAAAGACACCAAAGTCAAACACTAGTGGGCCCACCTGGCTCTTCACCATTTCTTCTTTAGGAAGACAGGCAAATGATTCGAGTGTCATAATTGTCAAAGTCCACCGTATAGTAGATACAGCTATGGACGAGTTTCGCCATTCACCTTGTACAATTTCTGCGATTGACCGCCAACttgccctatatcttgatcaggtaaatggcgtaatgcaaggtgaagataacaaacagtgatcaatctcataactcctataagcgatacaaaatagatagttgggtaaacacggacccctggacacaaaaGAGGTTGGGTCAGGTGCcgaagaggagtaagcatcccctgttgaccggtcacacccgtcgtgagccctatatcttgatcaggtaaacggagttatccgtagtcaaaatcagtgtgccaagaacggcttaacaatcggtatgaaacacgtcagacagcatttaatatatgtaatattttatcaaaatgagtgtaaaaAGAACGTCCtgacaattggtataaaacaatTAGAttgcatttgactcaatgacatGCTGTATtagtaaactagatcgttagaACAACTCTAACAttaaggtcagcattttgcaaattgtatggtcgttataatgatctaatttgccaatacattAACAATCGGTTAAAAACTCACACATATATGATCCAAACACATCTTTACATATGTTAATGCATGCATCTTTCTTTCTTGATGGACAGGTGCCTTCAACACGAAAAAGGTGAAGTCACTacttttaaatatacatttgtaaaaatACATATAGCTGTCGTCTTTTATTAATTCAAATATCCGTGTAAAGATGTTTTAATGTAATAATTGCCCTATTGCAGGCCTTAATCTTGTAATTGAAACAAAAGGAAATATGGTGCATAATTAAATTTACAGCAAAGCTAAAATTATGTCAACACATTTCAAAAGTAAAGCTATAAATAAACTCGAGTATAAAAAGAATAAGCAATCAGATTGACAAAAAAGTTGGGTTAAAATACGTTTTAAGCATAAATCAATAGCCTAAAAAAGTGTGaactttaaaattttagaaCTTATTAAGGAAAtagcaacatacatgtatgtttaaattCTTTTGACAGTATTTCACCTATTGCATTAATGATAGAAATTGTTACCAGTGTCttatattcaaatttacaaCTCACAAACGTCATGCAAATCCTCGTTCCACAGACAGTAAAAGGAACAGGGCACTTCTTTTATAGCATCTGAGAACTTATCATAGTACGGACAGTAATCTAAAAGCAAACAATACATGCGGTAGATTCTTGATAtcatgaaaatcattattcctGTAGGCAGTACAAGGAACAGCGCAATTCTTTTATAACATCTGCGAACTTGTCGTGGTATGTGCAATGACCTAACTCATACAGTGGAAACGGTACAGAAACTTTGCTAGCATCTATattatgataatgaaatagCGCTATAGGaatatgtgaagttgacgatggagaagctgaagtcatcttATTTAACATAAAGTTGTAGTGTTCGTCTgcaattcaaatatatgatcaacaaaataatttaatatgaatgatatttGGGAGACTGTATGATgccttttatttcaaattaactTGTAGGTATCGAGTGTACATAAGTATGGATACAAATGAGTATTGCTAGTCAGTTCTTAAATCAAGGTAAGGTACtgtcaaacaagttgatggtacagggatttcaacagcctcgattgaagtcagcatttcgcaaattctatggtcgtaataacgatctagttcgtcaatacaacctcgcattgggtcaaatgctgtctgacgtgtttcataccgattgttaagccgttcttggcacactgattttgactgcggataactccgtttacctgatcaggatatagggctcacggcgggtgtgaccggtcaacaggggatgcttactcctcctgatcccacctctggtgtgtccaactatatattcattattgcttataggagttatgagattaatcactgttcgttattttcacctttcatttacaccGCTCTGTGTAGGAGTCCGTAGGAGTCCGTGTTCACACTTCTCGTAATTTTGCATTAACTAAAGGATTATTATCTGGTTCAtggcagatgtgaccggtcgacaaaggatgcttaatcctcttaggtacctgattccacctctggtgtgtccaggggctcGTGCTTGCCCGACtctcgattttgtattctttatagcaGTTTTATATTGATCACCGCTCCTTATCTTTGCTTGTTCATTTACATTTGTAATCTTTTTACCTTGACATCTTGAAATTCCTGATTAATGCGCAACAGTTATACACAGTGCGCTTTTGAATCTCAAGAAATATAGGACATCAGGTAAAACACTGGGGAagtttaagagaaataaaagtaaaacgtggaaataaaaataaatttcattctgGAATATGCAGGAGGGTTTGAACTGcgctaacgcgcttcatgaagtatgctgacgTAACTGTTGCAGTTCTTGCcttatgcattttcaaaaacaaaatctatttCTTAAATCCTTAGCTATTTCGCTTTAGTCATGGATTTTGGCATGTCTTTAAAAATCGGGAAAATTCATCAcatgtaaaacgaaagtaaacATATCATTTCTTTCTACATTATGTTCATGATCAATAtatttgttgaataaacataaGTTCGATTGGTTAGTTTAATTCATACTGTTTTTTTGCATATTCACCTCAAAATTGCATCTTTGAAAAACAAGAACTAAAAGTacagtgaaaataaatgatGACGTCCGACATACATCAATGTATTATCTTCTATATGAATACCAACATACTTCCTTAATCATGGTTTACAAATAGTATTAATCTTGTACCTGGAGTAATCCATTTCCACCGTACACAAACTTCCACTTCCTTATGTTGATCATCAGGAATGCAGTGATTGACCACGTGTTCACCCGTGTAGGTTATTTTATCCATGTTTGTTCTGTTCTGTTTATAAGTCTCCAAACACGATGTGTTGGTGTATCTGAAGGACACACATTGTGAGGTATGTAAACTCAAGATACACAATAAAGTTACCACAATAATCATGTTTAACACACCAAAGTATGTAGAGTCAAATGATCGCAAATAGAAAGTAGATTTAACAGGGAAAGccgaagataaccaacagtgataaCTAAACACAGGTAAAAGTATACCACTAAAAATCCCCGAGAAGTTCTGTTCACGTGATCCGATGAATGAAATTTCGATAATCAGCATGCATAAACGGTATCATTTCACATGAAATACAACGAAATTTACTCCGATTTGAGTGATTTTATGGCATGTATTGAAACATTCGCGAGTTTCAAAACTATAGCGAAAtgtctaatgtaaaacttatacggtaccaattttgatgcaccatttcaagctagtaacgaagtacttagctactgggctgtagagaccctcggggactaacagtccaccatcagaggcctcgaccaatttattgatacttgtacgattgttaggtcgttctttgcacactgattttgactacggataactccgtttacctgattagcgCTATTACCTGAttaggactcacggtgggtgtgaccggtcgacacagtatacttattcctcctaggcacctgatcccaccactggtgtttccaggggtccgcgtttacctaactatcttttttgtattggttatagagATGTGggactgatcactgttcattatcttcaactttcatcaGACAAGCTATTAACAAACCAGTTCATGTTACAGGTGTGTCAGCAGTCGTGTTTTAAGtttgcatttcgcaaattctatggttgttatatttatctagtttgccaatataacccatcattgggtcaaatggtgtTTGACATGTTCCATACCGATTAATTAGTGGTTaatgacacactgattttgactaaggatttctcctattacctgatcaagacaaagggctcacggcggctgtgaccggtcgacaggggatgcttactacttcTAGACTTCTTAAACCATCtgtggtatgtccaggggtctgtgcttgcccaactctttattttgtataccTCTTCGGAGgtttgaaattgatcactgcaTATCCAATGTTTTAACTTTCTTAAAGTAAGAAATCAGATGAATTTTAAACCAGTTGAGGCAGGCGACGTGAAAAGAATTGCGTGCCTTGTCTTCTTATAATCACTGATATTGTGGTTTTTACTAATATGGGACTAACAAAAAATAGCAATTTTGGATGAGTTATATTTACAAAACAGAAGTCGAAAACAAAGAGGTCTAACCCAGGtcagaaaaaaataagaataaggTGTTGGGTGGTGTTGGTGGAATGATCATGATTCATGCCTCAAGTGCCCGTGAATGGACCACAAGCTCGAGGATCTTAAAACttagtatatttgatcatcatgatgtattgtttttgaaggtcagagGTCACAGTCGttatatcatttaataggaaaaccttggcatactataaaacctggcctggccccattggcctggcctggcctggcctcaaaattggcctgggcccaattttggcctctaattatgctccatcccaaattttggcctgacctcaaaagttggcctggcctcaaatttggcctctaaaaattttgttggcctcaaccaaaatattttttttgaaattcaaattttttattgatttcattgatttattattggttttagtttttcaaagtcgtAGCAGATAtgtgatatgtttctgttgttttgtaaatgtgcattttaaaataatcatgaactaccaccaatctgattgattttattgaaaatctattgatcagttaatcaatcattttcttttcccttaATTTATATCTGTACGTACTAGTACACACTAAAACAGACTGCACAACTAATGAAACaattggcatattgattttttttccagaattatgattgatttcattgatttattattggttttagtttttcaaagttgtagaaataaaattactATGTACATTAGAATAAACATGAACTACTACCAacctgattgattttattgattattcattgattagtttattgacaaaattatttgcttTTCCCTTCTTAACTTATGTACTAGTACATCAAAAAGTatactgatgaaatgattgatttaatgatatttttgtattcaatagaattcaatttgatagcaatttacaaattataaaagTATTACAATTGTGTTGTCATTATGGTGAATTCGATTTTAAGATCAGTGCACATTCAGAACAGAGCATGTGGtcttaatgttttcaatgtgCAGATACCACACATTTAGTGTTACTTGTTTAATTTCcatgataaatgacattttcaaaaaatcaaaataaacacagtgaAATGTTTGCTAGCATAATGATAATAGCCAATGAACTAAGgattttagatttgtattttagtgTTCATTTATCTATACTTTACCCTGAATGAACAATGTATCtataattgatttaaaaaaatcctcagctattttaataaaaacacaTGAATAGGAAATGTCATTGCCAAGGCCATGCAATGCACAGTGTTAAAATTATGAAGTGATTATCTGACATTGCAGTTCATAAATTTGACTTCATTCTTGGCGCTTGTGACAGAAAATTGTTCTCCCTTGGATGAAGGGGCTTTGACAGATGTGTATGCAACTAAAGTAGAACAAACAGATTGAACCAAATTACACCTATTTGTACCGGATGAGGGTGTTGAGTTACATTGCTCTAAAATAAAGAGTGACAGTTGGGGGATAGTAATGTTATGAAGCACAGAGACTCCTCTCCATGACTCCACGATTCCACTCCGCTCCATTTCATAAATTACCCCAAGCCGATATAAATATCCTTAATTTATCAAAGTTGTAGTTTCAATCTGTATGATTTATGGTAGTATTTTTATACCTAGATATCAAACTCATTGTTCTTATCAATGAGAGTAAAGGCAGTATGCTACATTGCAGTGTGTGAAGTGTGATGATTCATCATTAAActagtgtgaatttgttttttaaattcattatcaataagtGAAGTGGATAACTAGTAAAATGAGAGTTTTCAatgtgcatatttacaaaacaacacaaagatatcaattttcaaaaccaataataaaacaatgaaatcaatcataatttaaaaaaaatcaataagccaataatttcattatttcgGTATGCTGTTTTTGTTGTATAACAGTGCATAAGTTAGGATGGGAAAAATTGtttaatcaataaattgatcaacatatattcaataaaatcaatcagattggtggtagttcat encodes the following:
- the LOC130050790 gene encoding uncharacterized protein LOC130050790, with protein sequence MIIVVTLLCILSLHTSQCVSFRYTNTSCLETYKQNRTNMDKITYTGEHVVNHCIPDDQHKEVEVCVRWKWITPDYCPYYDKFSDAIKEVPCSFYCLWNEDLHDVCTCPSRKKDACINICKDVFGSYMYIFCEVSSSVTPKNSMDSQKDKSGVYIWVALCIIVAVILLVGFLICKIRRQRQGNEEYLQGDVKGSQLKIDEGGREDDGSDESDNVTDDLLSDESVNDEFRFLSEDYISSPKEKQNVTENEEKDQYGRTDYDR